One stretch of Musicola paradisiaca NCPPB 2511 DNA includes these proteins:
- a CDS encoding alpha/beta fold hydrolase has product MAEMVVNGASLVYAQAGESHPQAIIILHGGRGIGDHRGDFQAFLPLADRYHLIAYDQRGCGRSSLTPPLTFDQLVDDLDAVRRQLAGDKPVIVIGGSFGGMIALSYALKYPQGLSHLILRGTAPSHHHEAQAIANFNARLHKAPSASLAMIDKLFSDRVTDDVELRLIWLALQPLYYEQFDADAALERTRTLSLHVTTHNALFADKAYDLRHRLADIQAPTLVVVGGEDWICPPAQSRLIAEGIPGARYLEIAGANHPVHIEQNARVLAAIRAFLSPQEV; this is encoded by the coding sequence ATGGCTGAGATGGTCGTCAACGGCGCCTCGCTGGTGTACGCGCAGGCGGGAGAATCACATCCGCAAGCCATCATTATCCTGCACGGTGGCCGCGGTATCGGCGATCACCGCGGTGACTTTCAGGCGTTTCTGCCGCTGGCGGATCGCTACCATCTTATCGCCTACGATCAGCGCGGCTGCGGGCGGTCGAGCCTGACGCCGCCGTTGACCTTCGACCAGTTGGTGGACGATCTGGACGCGGTGCGTCGGCAACTGGCCGGCGATAAGCCGGTTATCGTGATCGGCGGTTCCTTCGGCGGGATGATCGCCCTGAGCTATGCGCTGAAATATCCGCAAGGGCTATCGCATCTGATTCTGCGCGGTACCGCCCCCAGCCATCACCACGAGGCGCAGGCCATCGCCAACTTCAACGCGCGGTTGCACAAAGCGCCCAGCGCATCGCTGGCCATGATCGACAAGCTGTTTTCCGACCGCGTGACGGATGACGTCGAACTGCGCCTGATCTGGCTGGCGTTGCAGCCGCTGTATTACGAGCAGTTTGACGCCGATGCCGCGCTGGAACGCACCCGCACGCTGTCGCTGCACGTCACAACCCACAATGCGTTGTTCGCCGACAAAGCCTATGACCTGCGCCACCGTCTGGCGGATATCCAGGCGCCGACGCTGGTGGTGGTGGGCGGCGAAGACTGGATCTGCCCGCCGGCGCAATCCCGGCTGATCGCCGAAGGCATTCCGGGGGCGCGCTATCTGGAGATCGCCGGCGCCAATCATCCGGTGCATATCGAGCAGAACGCCCGCGTTCTGGCGGCGATCCG